Proteins from one Desulfitobacterium chlororespirans DSM 11544 genomic window:
- a CDS encoding ABC transporter ATP-binding protein, producing the protein MEQPHCIVLRKVNKFFGKKHVLKEIDLEIPYGHIYGLLGPSGCGKTTIVKIIAGILEATSGETYVLGERMPQLSLMNKVGYMAQSDALYGTLTAAENLQFFGAIYGMSKGEIKKRTVEVMELVNLTEHLHKPVQAFSGGMKRRLSLAMAVMHNPPVLVLDEPTVGIDPLLRRTIWAELNTLARQGITILVTTHVMDEADKCHSLAMMRDGRLIAKGTSRELQERIGVNDIEEAFIYYGGQQDES; encoded by the coding sequence ATGGAGCAACCGCATTGCATTGTTTTGCGTAAGGTCAATAAATTCTTTGGCAAAAAGCATGTCCTTAAAGAGATCGACCTGGAAATTCCCTATGGCCATATCTACGGCTTGCTGGGCCCTTCCGGCTGCGGCAAAACCACGATCGTGAAAATAATTGCCGGGATACTGGAAGCTACTTCCGGTGAAACTTATGTTCTCGGTGAAAGAATGCCCCAGCTGAGCTTAATGAACAAGGTGGGGTATATGGCTCAGTCCGATGCTCTCTATGGTACCTTGACTGCAGCAGAAAATCTGCAGTTTTTTGGAGCAATATACGGCATGAGCAAGGGAGAGATCAAGAAACGGACGGTGGAAGTCATGGAGTTGGTCAATCTTACCGAACACCTCCACAAACCGGTCCAGGCCTTTTCCGGCGGGATGAAACGGCGGCTTTCCCTGGCTATGGCGGTTATGCACAACCCGCCGGTACTGGTTTTGGATGAACCTACGGTAGGGATCGACCCACTTTTAAGGCGAACGATCTGGGCGGAATTAAACACCTTGGCCAGGCAAGGGATTACGATCCTGGTCACAACCCATGTCATGGATGAAGCGGATAAGTGCCACAGCCTGGCGATGATGCGGGATGGGCGCCTGATCGCTAAGGGCACCTCCCGGGAGCTGCAGGAAAGGATCGGTGTCAACGACATCGAAGAAGCTTTCATCTATTATGGAGGACAACAAGATGAGAGTTAG